From Rhododendron vialii isolate Sample 1 chromosome 10a, ASM3025357v1, the proteins below share one genomic window:
- the LOC131304274 gene encoding 8-hydroxygeraniol dehydrogenase-like isoform X3 — MGKAPEEEHPVKAFGWAARDTSGVLSLFKFSRRLTGDEDVRFKILYCGICHSDLHSLKNEWENSTYPLSLGTHEVVGAVTEVGGKVKKYKVGDRVGVGFMVGACHTCENCENNLENYCPKMIPTYNSVNYDGTKTYGGFSEHMIANERYIVRIPDNLPLDAAAPHLCAGITTYSPLRYYGLDKPGTKVGVVGLGGLGHVAVKFAEAFGAIVTVISTSPSKKQEAIEVLGADSFIVSTNPHEMQVAVGTLDGIIDTVSAVHALVPLLFLLKYHGKIIMVGAPNKPLELPVFPLIIGRKAIAGSCIGGMKETQEMINFAGKHNITPLIEVIPMGYVNTAMERLVKADVKYRFVLDVGHTLKAA, encoded by the exons atggGGAAGGCACCGGAAGAAGAACACCCAGTGAAGGCATTCGGATGGGCGGCCAGAGACACTTCTGGGGTCCTCTCTCTATTCAAGTTCTCTAGGAG GTTAACGGGAGATGAGGATGTGAGGTTCAAGATTTTGTATTGTGGGATTTGCCACTCTGATCTTCACAGTTTGAAGAATGAATGGGAAAATTCCACTTACCCCTTGTCCCTGGGTAC GCATGAGGTTGTCGGAGCGGTGACCGAGGTTGGCGGCAAGGTAAAGAAGTACAAAGTTGGAGACAGAGTGGGGGTGGGTTTCATGGTTGGAGCCTGTCACACATGTGAAAACTGTGAGAACAACCTCGAAAACTATTGTCCCAAAATGATACCCACATACAATTCCGTGAATTATGATGGAACCAAGACGTACGGAGGTTTTTCTGAACACATGATCGCTAACGAGCGCTATATCGTTCGGATTCCTGACAATCTACCTCTTGATGCTGCTGCTCCCCACCTCTGTGCCGGGATCACGACTTACAGCCCACTGAGATATTATGGGCTTGATAAGCCTGGAACAAAAGTGGGTGTGGTGGGCCTAGGTGGGTTGGGCCATGTGGCTGTTAAATTTGCCGAGGCTTTTGGGGCTATAGTGACCGTTATAAGTACCTCCCCGAGCAAGAAGCAGGAAGCTATTGAAGTACTTGGTGCCGATTCGTTCATAGTCAGCACTAATCCACACGAAATGCAG GTTGCTGTGGGTACTTTGGATGGCATCATTGACACGGTATCTGCAGTTCATGCTTTGGTACCATTGTTGTTTCTATTGAAGTATCATGGAAAGATCATCATGGTTGGTGCTCCAAATAAGCCACTCGAGTTACCGGTCTTTCCTTTGATTATTG GGAGGAAGGCCATTGCTGGAAGTTGCATTGGTGGTATGAAGGAGACGCAAGAGATGATCAATTTTGCCGGAAAGCACAACATAACTCCACTAATTGAGGTCATTCCGATGGGCTATGTGAACACGGCTATGGAACGTCTCGTCAAAGCTGATGTTAAATACCGATTTGTCCTTGACGTTGGACACACACTTAAAGCTGCTTAA
- the LOC131304273 gene encoding probable mannitol dehydrogenase produces the protein MAKAPEEEHPVKAFGWAARDTSGVLSPFNFSRRVTKDEDVSFKILYCGICHSDLHSVKNDWGNSTYPLLPGHEVVGVVTEVGSKVQKYKVGDRVGVGGMVGACHTCENCENNLENYCPKVILTYNAVDYDGTKTYGGYSDHMVANERYIVQIPDNLPLDVAAPLLCAGITTYSPLRYFGLDKPGTKVGVVGLGGLGHVAVKFAKAFGAIVTVISTSPSKKQEAIEALGADSFLVSGNQDEMQAAMGTLDGIIDTVSAFHALVPLLFLLKSHGKIIMVGAPEKPLDLPVFPLIMGRKMVAGSGGGGMKETQEMIDFAGKHNITPKIEVIPMDYVNTAMERLAKADVKYRFVLDIGNTLKAA, from the exons atggcgaAAGCACCGGAAGAAGAGCACCCCGTGAAGGCGTTCGGATGGGCGGCCAGGGACACTTCTGGAGTCCTGTCTCCGTTCAATTTCTCTAGAAG GGTCACAAAAGATGAAGATGTgagtttcaagattttgtaCTGTGGGATTTGCCACTCTGATCTTCACAGCGTGAAGAATGACTGGGGAAATTccacttatcccctcctccctGG GCATGAGGTTGTGGGAGTGGTGACAGAAGTTGGCAGCAAGGTACAGAAGTACAAAGTTGGAGACAGAGTCGGGGTGGGTGGCATGGTTGGAGCCTGTCACACATGCGAAAACTGCGAGAACAACCTCGAAAACTACTGTCCCAAAGTGATACTAACTTACAATGCCGTGGATTATGACGGAACCAAGACATACGGAGGTTATTCTGATCACATGGTCGCTAACGAGCGCTATATCGTTCAGATTCCTGACAATCTGCCTCTTGATGTTGCTGCTCCCCTCCTCTGTGCTGGGATCACGACTTACAGCCCACTGAGATATTTCGGGCTTGATAAGCCTGGTACGAAAGTGGGTGTGGTGGGGCTAGGTGGGTTGGGCCATGTGGCTGTTAAATTTGCCAAGGCTTTCGGAGCTATAGTGACTGTTATAAGTACCTCCCCCAGCAAGAAGCAGGAAGCTATCGAAGCACTTGGTGCCGATTCATTCTTGGTCAGCGGTAATCAAGACGAAATGCAG GCTGCAATGGGTACTTTGGATGGAATCATTGACACAGTATCTGCATTTCATGCGCTGGTACCATTGTTGTTTCTGTTGAAGTCTCATGGAAAGATCATCATGGTTGGTGCTCCAGAAAAGCCACTCGATTTACCGGTCTTTCCTTTGATCATGG GGAGGAAGATGGTAGCTGGAAGTGGCGGTGGTGGAATGAAGGAAACGCAAGAGATGATCGATTTTGCTGGCAAACACAACATTACTCCAAAAATTGAGGTCATTCCAATGGACTATGTGAACACAGCTATGGAGCGTCTCGCCAAAGCTGATGTTAAATACCGGTTCGTCCTTGACATTGGAAACACGCTGAAAGCTGCTTAG
- the LOC131304270 gene encoding probable mannitol dehydrogenase has translation MGKAPEEEHPVKAFGWAARDSSGVLSPFKFSRRVTGDEDVRFKILYCGVCHSDLHCVKNEWGNSTYPLLPGHELVGVVTEVGSKVQKYKVGDRVGVGCMVGACHTCENCENNLENYCPKMILTYNGMDYDGTKTYGGYSDHMVANERYIVRIPDNLPLDAAAPLLCAGITTYSPLRYFGLDKPGTKVGVVGLGGLGHVAVKFAKAFGAVVTVISTSLSKKQEAIEVLGADSFLVSSNPDEMQAAMGTLDGIIDTVSAVHALVPLLFLLKSHGKIIMLGAPDKPLELPVFPLIVGRKTIAGSGIGGMKETQEMIDFAGKHNIVPQIEVIPMDYVNTAMERLAKADVKYRFVLDVGNTLKAP, from the exons atGGGGAAAGCGCCGGAAGAAGAGCACCCGGTGAAGGCGTTCGGATGGGCGGCCAGAGACAGCTCTGGAGTCCTCTCTCCTTTCAAGTTCTCCAGAAG GGTGACAGGAGATGAGGATGTGAGGTTCAAGATTTTGTATTGTGGGGTTTGCCACTCTGATCTTCACTGTGTGAAGAATGAATGGGGAAATTCCACTTACCCCCTTCTCCCTGG GCATGAGCTTGTGGGAGTGGTGACAGAAGTTGGCAGCAAGGTACAAAAATACAAAGTTGGAGACAGAGTCGGGGTGGGTTGCATGGTTGGAGCCTGTCACACATGTGAAAACTGCGAGAACAACCTCGAAAACTACTGTCCCAAAATGATACTAACTTACAATGGCATGGATTATGATGGAACCAAGACATACGGAGGTTATTCTGATCACATGGTCGCTAATGAGCGCTATATCGTTCGGATTCCTGACAATCTGCCTCTTGATGCTGCTGCTCCCCTCCTCTGTGCTGGGATCACGACTTACAGCCCACTGAGATATTTTGGGCTTGATAAGCCTGGTACGAAAGTGGGTGTGGTTGGCCTAGGTGGGTTGGGCCATGTGGCTGTTAAATTTGCCAAGGCTTTCGGGGCTGTAGTGACCGTTATCAGTACCTCCCTGAGCAAGAAGCAGGAAGCTATTGAAGTACTTGGTGCCGATTCGTTCTTGGTCAGCAGTAATCCAGATGAAATGCAG GCTGCTATGGGCACTTTGGATGGAATCATTGACACAGTATCTGCAGTTCATGCGTTGGTACCATTGTTGTTTCTATTGAAGTCTCATGGAAAGATCATCATGCTTGGTGCTCCAGATAAGCCCCTCGAGTTACCAGTCTTTCCTTTGATTGTTG GGAGGAAGACGATCGCTGGAAGTGGCATTGGTGGTATGAAGGAGACGCAAGAGATGATCGATTTTGCAGGAAAGCATAACATAGTTCCCCAAATTGAGGTCATTCCAATGGACTACGTGAACACAGCTATGGAACGTCTCGCGAAAGCTGATGTTAAATACCGATTTGTCCTAGACGTTGGAAACACACTTAAAGCTCCTTAG